Sequence from the Gammaproteobacteria bacterium genome:
AGTAGAGGGTGTATAAAAATTAAAGTTTATATTTTTTAAATCAGTTTCATTTTCGCAAAAAGACTGGGGCTTCGTCGTAATGATAAATGGAATATTGACGCATAGCGCGCCTACAAAGCGATAGTTCTTATTATTCGGATGATTTGGAATATTTAATAACCATTGTTCACTGGCGGGCAATGATAAAATGAAATTAATAAAAGTTTGCTGATGAAAGGGTAATTTCAATTCTTTAAAATTTTCACCCACCTGATGCACATAGTCTTCACCGACACCGGTCAGTTGCAGGGTATGAGTCTTGCTGTTTAAAGCTACTATTTTTTCAACTTGCATTGCATCTTGATAGTGTTGTTTAGCAGTTACAAAATGATAAACAGACATACCTTGCCAAAACGGAATTGTTTTATTTTTAATAAGATAAAGTAAATATAAATGACACGTTGGATGAGTAAAAATAGATGCAGTTTCATCCCCTTGTTGAATTGCTTTCATTAATGTTTGAATCATTTGATCATTAATCGACAGCCCCAAAAGGAAATTTTTGATCGTTTGATTTTTACTAATAAATTGCATGAGAGAATCAAAATCAGGCTCGGGGAATGTATTTTTTTCATTTGGGGTGAGTTGCGTTTCTGCCCTTGGATTAGCTGCGAAGCCAGTAAAATTCTTTAAATTAAATTGTTTAAAATCGAAAAAAGCTGCCTTGGATTGTGTCGAATACCAACGAACAGGGAGGATTGGCTTTATTAAACCTCTGGATCTTGATAAGACTTCTTTTTGAAGCAAATTGCTCCTTGAATTACTCGGTTTTCGCACCAAGGCTGTGTTTCGAAACATTAAGTTACCTGCATTGTTAATATAATAGCCAGAAATAGATCAAATTTTATACTAATTTGCTCACATTTTGCAATCAATGATCTTCTGTTCAGTAATAATGCCTTGTAAAACAATGTCCCAAGGGTCAAAAGGAAGCGTTTCAGATACACCTTGTGCTGCAAAACCTAAGCCTAACAGGATAGGAGGCACGATATTTAGATTAGCGAACGTTCGATCATAATATCCACCGCCCGTCCCTAATCGATGTCCCTGTAAGTCAAAGGCGATGAGCGGAGCGATTACAACTTGTAAATCATTGGGAGATATAGGATTTTCGATGTTTATCGGTTCTAAAATATGATAACGGTTGTAATGAAGCGGATCCCCGTAAGCGAAAGGTAAGAATTGAAGTGTTTTAGTGTTAGGGATTAAGGCGGGGATGTAGCATGATTTTTTGGCTTGCCAAATTGCTTCGATGATAGGAAATGCGTCAAACTCATGCTGGGTTGGTAAGTAGCAGGCAAAGTGATCATGGTTGTTAAACCACACAGATTGCTTAAATAATTTCGCCGCAGCAATTCCCGCCTCTTCCCGATATTTTTTTGGAATTTGAGCACATGTTTCTCTAAACACTTTGCGCAAACTCAGTTTAGAATTCAGCATAAGGCGAAAAATTATTCACTGCTATAAATAAATTCTGTTTGCTGTGTGGGATCAAAAGCTGTATCGATTTTATCTTGAAGCTGTGTGATTTTATTGTTAATTTTATCCATCAATGCATTCTTTTGCTCATGCATCATTAAAAATTGATGGGCGACATTGAGCGCTGTGATGATAGCAATTCTTTCTAAATTGATCGCTTTTCCAGAATCACGAACTTCTGACATTTTCTCATTTAAATACTCAGCTGCAAGCTGCAATGATTTAACTTCGCCTTCAACGCATTTGACTGGATAGAGCTTACCTAGAATTTCGATAGTTGTTGTGACGGTTTGTTCGGTCATGGCATTTTCCCAAGAGCTTTTAGCTTAGAAACCAATGCTTCGATTTGGACGAAAGCTTTTTTCTGCTTATCCACTAGCAATTCCTTTTCGCGTGTCAGAAGAAATTTACCTTGATTGAGTTGCACATTAGATTGCTTCAATTGATTGTGCTGATCTAGCAAGTTTTTAATGTGTTTCTCGAGACGTTGTAATAAGTCTTCCATGATTAGTGAACCTTGCTTAATTTTAAGACTTTAAATCGTGTACTTCCTGCATGTATCATATACTAAACGATAAATATATAGAAACTGCGCACTGCGAGCAAATTAAACATCATGTTAAGATTCATTATTTTATTATTTCTATTGAGTACATTATTAGCCTGTGGTCAATCTGGGAAACTTTATTTGGTTGATCAAAAAACGGAAACGCTCACCGTAGCTGACACTTATCCCAATCCAGATTAGCCGAAGGACCATCCAATGAATAGAGTGGTACGCTTCACCAAAATGCATGGCCTGGGTAATGATTTTATGATCATTCATGATCATGATCTTTTTCATCATCGTGAAACACCCTTCGATATCAAAGCGTTGGCCGATCGTCATACGGGCGTTGGCTTTGACCAAGCTTTGATTTTCATCAAACATGATGCCTTAGAATTTGAATGTCGTATTTTTAACAGTGACGGCAGTGAAGCTTTA
This genomic interval carries:
- a CDS encoding cell division protein ZapA — encoded protein: MTEQTVTTTIEILGKLYPVKCVEGEVKSLQLAAEYLNEKMSEVRDSGKAINLERIAIITALNVAHQFLMMHEQKNALMDKINNKITQLQDKIDTAFDPTQQTEFIYSSE
- a CDS encoding 5-formyltetrahydrofolate cyclo-ligase, with product MFRETCAQIPKKYREEAGIAAAKLFKQSVWFNNHDHFACYLPTQHEFDAFPIIEAIWQAKKSCYIPALIPNTKTLQFLPFAYGDPLHYNRYHILEPINIENPISPNDLQVVIAPLIAFDLQGHRLGTGGGYYDRTFANLNIVPPILLGLGFAAQGVSETLPFDPWDIVLQGIITEQKIIDCKM